The proteins below come from a single Rosa rugosa chromosome 2, drRosRugo1.1, whole genome shotgun sequence genomic window:
- the LOC133733091 gene encoding glutamate--tRNA ligase, cytoplasmic-like: MQDPNKSLRDPVYYRCNPMPHHRKGSDYKVYPTYDLACPFVDSIEGITHALRSSEYHDRNAQYYRIQDDMGLRRVHMYEFSRLNMVYTLLSKRKLLWFVQNEKVNGWDDPRFPTVQGIVRRGLKVEALIQFILEQGASKNLNLMEWDKLWTINKKIIDPVCPRHTAVIEEGRVLLTLSNGPEKPFVRIIPRHKKYEGAGEKATTFTRSIWIDRADAELISVDEEVTLMDWGNAIVKKIEKDQDENLALTGVLHLEGSVKTTKLKLTWLPEID, translated from the coding sequence ATGCAGGACCCTAATAAATCACTTAGAGATCCAGTTTATTATCGTTGCAATCCAATGCCACATCATAGGAAAGGGTCCGATTACAAGGTCTACCCAACTTATGATTTGGCTTGTCCATTTGTTGATTCCATTGAAGGTATAACCCATGCACTTCGATCCAGTGAGTATCATGATCGCAACGCCCAGTACTATCGAATTCAAGATGATATGGGACTGAGAAGAGTGCATATGTATGAGTTCAGTAGGTTGAACATGGTCTATACACTCCTCAGCAAGCGCAAGCTTTTGTGGTTTGTTCAAAATGAGAAGGTCAACGGATGGGATGATCCTCGATTTCCAACTGTTCAAGGAATTGTGCGTAGAGGTCTCAAAGTTGAAGCATTGATACAGTTCATTCTTGAGCAGGGGGCTTCAAAGAATCTGAATCTTATGGAATGGGACAAACTGTGGACAATTAACAAGAAGATTATTGATCCTGTATGCCCAAGACATACTGCCGTCATTGAAGAGGGACGAGTGTTGTTAACCCTCTCTAATGGCCCTGAGAAGCCATTTGTCCGCATAATACCTAGGCATAAGAAGTATGAAGGTGCTGGAGAAAAGGCAACAACATTCACAAGAAGCATATGGATAGATCGAGCTGATGCAGAGTTGATATCAGTAGACGAGGAAGTGACATTGATGGATTGGGGGAATGCCATTGTTAAGAAGATTGAGAAAGACCAAGACGAAAATCTTGCGCTCACAGGGGTTTTGCATCTTGAAGGATCTGTGAAAACCACCAAATTGAAGCTTACCTGGTTGCCTGAAATAGATTAA
- the LOC133731605 gene encoding WRKY transcription factor WRKY24-like: protein MATSSGSLDTSANSHPSNFTFPTHPFMTTSFSDLLSSGADTTNPIATATRNSGYGLSDRIAERTGSGVPKFKSLPPPQLPISPPSVVSPSSYFAIPPGMSPAELLDSPVLLSSSNILPSPTTGSFAAQAFNNWRTNSGSGTNNNRSVKEEHKNYSDFSFQTQTRAPPTSSSAILQSSNSSIQTAQEQAWNNYLGLPKQDNFSSGKSMVKPEYGSSVQSFSSEMGTNMQSNNNTQPKSSGGFQSDQYSNYNNNNNSNNQQLQSHQCLNRRSDDGFNWRKYGQKQVKGSENPRSYYKCTYPNCPTKKKVERSLDGQITEIVYKGNHNHPKPQNTRRSGSSAASSHAIQASNHTTNDIPDQSFGSHGNSQMDNSIGTPENSSNFSNGDDEFDQSSQRSKSGGGDEYDEDEPNAKRWKKEGDNECISAPGSRTVREPRVVVQTTSDIDILDDGYRWRKYGQKVVKGNPNPRSYYKCTNPGCPVRKHVERASHDLRAVITTYEGKHNHDVPAARGSGSANRPLPSHNTNNNNMNNNHNVPTAMRPMTHHSTNNTANNNPLDNLRLPTSEGQAPFTLEMLQSPASYGFAGFDNPMGSYMNQTQLNDNMFSKTKDEPRDDAFFESLLC from the exons atgGCCACTTCTTCCGGGAGCTTAGACACCTCCGCAAATTCCCACCCGAGCAACTTCACCTTCCCCACCCACCCATTCATGACCACCTCCTTCTCCGACCTCTTATCCTCCGGCGCGGACACTACAAACCCAATAGCCACCGCAACCCGAAACTCCGGGTACGGGTTATCGGATCGTATTGCGGAGCGAACCGGGTCGGGTGTCCCCAAGTTCAAGTCCCTCCCGCCTCCCCAGCTCCCCATTTCGCCTCCCTCTGTTGTGTCTCCCTCTTCCTACTTTGCAATCCCACCTGGGATGAGCCCCGCCGAGCTTCTCGACTCTCCTGTGCTTCTCAGCTCTTCCAAC ATTCTTCCGTCTCCAACTACTGGGAGTTTTGCAGCTCAAGCCTTTAATAATTGGAGGACCAATTCTGGTTCTGGTACTAACAACAACCGGAGTGTTAAAGAGGAGCACAAGAACTACTCAGATTTCTCTTTCCAAACCCAAACCAGGGCCCCTCCAACTTCATCATCAGCAATTTTGCAATCCTCAAACAGCTCAATTCAGACT GCACAAGAGCAGGCATGGAATAACTATCTAGGACTTCCCAAACAAGATAACTTTTCTTCAGGGAAGAGTATGGTGAAACCTGAGTATGGTTCTTCAGTGCAGAGCTTCTCTTCTGAAATGGGGACTAATATGCAGAGCAATAACAATACTCAGCCCAAAAGCAGTGGTGGTTTCCAATCAGATCAGTACAGCAACtacaataacaacaacaacagcaacaaccAGCAGCTGCAATCCCATCAGTGCTTGAACAGGAGATCAgatgatgggttcaattggaggAAATATGGCCAGAAACAAGTGAAGGGAAGCGAAAATCCGCGGAGCTATTACAAGTGTACTTATCCGAATTGCCCAACTAAGAAAAAGGTTGAGAGGTCGTTGGATGGACAAATCACCGAGATAGTTTACAAGGGTAATCATAACCATCCCAAGCCACAGAATACTAGAAGGTCGGGTTCATCAGCGGCTTCTTCCCATGCAATTCAGGCTTCCAATCACACCACCAATGACATCCCGGATCAGTCTTTCGGCTCTCATGGTAATTCACAAATGGATAACTCCATTGGAACACCGGAGAATTCATCCAATTTTTCAAATGGGGATGATGAGTTTGATCAGAGCTCTCAGAGAAGCAAGTCAGGAGGAGGGGATGAGTATGATGAGGATGAGCCTAATGCCAAAAGATG GAAAAAAGAAGGTGACAATGAATGTATTTCAGCACCTGGGAGTAGAACAGTGAGAGAACCAAGAGTTGTAGTTCAAACAACAAGTGACATTGATATTCTTGATGATGGGTACAGGTGGAGGAAGTATGGTCAGAAAGTAGTAAAGGGCAACCCAAATCCAAG GAGCTACTACAAGTGCACAAATCCAGGCTGTCCAGTGAGGAAGCACGTAGAGCGAGCTTCACACGATCTTAGAGCAGTGATCACAACCTACGAAGGGAAGCACAACCATGATGTTCCTGCAGCCCGTGGCAGTGGTTCTGCCAACAGGCCTTTACCAagccacaataccaacaacaacaacatgaaCAACAACCACAATGTACCCACAGCAATGAGGCCTATGACCCATCACAGTACTAACAATACTGCTAACAACAACCCTCTTGACAATCTAAGGCTACCGACATCAGAAGGGCAAGCACCCTTTACTCTCGAGATGTTGCAGAGCCCAGCAAGTTATGGATTTGCAGGGTTTGATAACCCCATGGGGTCATACATGAACCAAACACAGCTCAATGACAACATGTTTTCTAAAACCAAGGACGAGCCAAGAGATGACGCATTTTTCGAATCATTGCTGTGTTGA
- the LOC133733083 gene encoding uncharacterized protein LOC133733083 produces MDPPTLKPNQLRNILVRLLTFGVLVLAVRFAYVITLAGESCGYNDFCFFPDHLRLRGRASLDQNAAVSGSKEPRGVDLWTTKKWLRTVDYYSAIFQELIAEGFLAPNSKALCVGTRAGEDVLALKENGVVNSIGISGTASPPLILPGAPHRQPFDEASFDFEFSANGSLDRSGRPADFANEVCRTLKPGGFFVAQIFAKDNYSFNSFLDLFNCCRLIRTRDVDGVDTTSVREVVLRKEAQFLNPRKLGLGGNSSKRCLIPGYKRELIRKAEPLIEQEPLKPWIAWKRNLKKVKYLTSMADISFKQRYVYIDVGARSYGSSIGSWFKKQYPKQSKSFEVYAIEADRVFHEEYRDKEGVSLVPYAAWVRNETLFFEITRDSGSKDVEMSRGIGRRINHNVRSSSSYGEEVDKIKGIDFVEWLKRSVSESDFVVAKMDVEGSEFYLVPRLIESGAICLIDEVFMECHYNRWQRCCRGQRSAKFKRSYGQCLELFTKLRDAGVLVHQWW; encoded by the coding sequence ATGGATCCTCCGACATTGAAACCCAACCAGCTAAGAAACATCCTCGTCCGCCTCCTCACCTTCGGCGTCCTCGTCCTCGCCGTCCGTTTCGCCTACGTCATCACCCTCGCCGGCGAGTCTTGCGGCTACAACGACTTCTGCTTCTTCCCCGACCACCTCAGACTCCGAGGCCGCGCATCGTTGGACCAAAACGCCGCCGTTTCGGGGTCCAAAGAGCCACGTGGCGTCGATCTCTGGACGACCAAGAAGTGGCTCAGAACGGTGGATTACTACTCCGCGATTTTCCAAGAACTCATTGCCGAGGGCTTCCTCGCCCCCAATTCCAAGGCCCTCTGCGTCGGGACCCGCGCCGGAGAGGACGTGCTGGCACTTAAAGAAAACGGCGTCGTTAATTCAATTGGAATCTCAGGCACCGCTTCTCCGCCGTTGATCCTCCCCGGGGCCCCCCACCGCCAGCCGTTCGATGAAGCCAGTTTCGACTTCGAATTCTCCGCCAACGGCTCCCTGGACCGGTCGGGTCGACCCGCGGATTTCGCGAACGAGGTCTGCCGGACCCTCAAACCGGGAGGGTTCTTCGTGGCCCAAATCTTCGCCAAAGACAATTACAGCTTCAATTCCTTTCTCGATTTGTTCAATTGCTGCAGACTCATCCGCACCCGCGACGTCGACGGCGTCGATACGACGTCGGTTCGTGAGGTCGTGCTGAGAAAAGAGGCGCAATTTCTCAACCCCAGAAAACTGGGGCTCGGTGGCAATTCCAGTAAAAGGTGCTTAATTCCGGGGTATAAACGGGAATTGATCCGGAAAGCAGAGCCGTTGATAGAGCAAGAGCCACTGAAGCCGTGGATTGCTTGGAAGAGAAACTTGAAGAAGGTGAAGTACTTGACTTCAATGGCGGACATTAGCTTTAAGCAGAGGTATGTTTACATTGATGTTGGAGCTCGTAGCTATGGGTCTAGTATAGGAAGCTGGTTCAAGAAACAGTACCCAAAACAGAGTAAGAGCTTTGAGGTTTATGCAATTGAGGCTGATAGGGTTTTTCATGAGGAGTATAGAGATAAGGAAGGGGTGAGTCTTGTGCCTTACGCTGCTTGGGTGAGGAATGAGACATTGTTCTTTGAGATTACAAGGGATTCGGGTTCGAAAGATGTGGAGATGTCTAGAGGAATAGGGAGGAGGATTAATCACAATGTGAGGAGTTCTTCGAGTTATGGGGAGGAGGTGGATAAGATTAAGGGGATTGATTTTGTGGAGTGGTTGAAGAGGAGTGTTTCGGAGAGCGATTTCGTGGTGGCGAAGATGGATGTGGAGGGGAGTGAGTTTTATTTGGTTCCGAGGTTGATTGAGAGTGGAGCCATTTGCTTGATTGATGAGGTGTTTATGGAGTGTCATTACAATAGGTGGCAGAGGTGCTGTCGCGGTCAGCGGAGCGCCAAGTTCAAGAGGAGTTATGGTCAGTGCTTGGAGCTGTTCACTAAGCTCAGAGACGCTGGAGTTCTTGTGCATCAATGGTGGTGA